A stretch of the Nothobranchius furzeri strain GRZ-AD chromosome 5, NfurGRZ-RIMD1, whole genome shotgun sequence genome encodes the following:
- the prss35 gene encoding inactive serine protease 35: MGPIPLCVLLQMMVLAVAADNTIDDQYTWPQWKVPLLRRKRTVPLSSPNFLAHPPDELSGTCGIECQRHLPSPTLNDLEKLLSYETVYENGTRTYTSVSVHGLNEEMVWSKNASSNSRHKREVYGTDTRFTITDKQYSTKYPFSTSVKISTGCSGVLITPKHVLTAAHCIHDGTDYLDGVQKLRVGILKEKTRRGKEGKGRGGREKGKRRKGEKTVEEVPEKDDNGGKKDRKGKGKYRKSRSRRSVESGKPSFKWTKVKQTQVPKGWFKGVADGLAADYDYAVLELKKAPKVKFMDLGIIPSVKELPAGRIHFSGFDDDRPGNLVYRFCSVSEESSDLFYQYCDAKPGSSGSGVYICLKEPGKKKWKRKIIGVFSGHQWVDVNRNGEQQDYNVAVRITPLKYAQICYWVHGDTSECRAA; this comes from the coding sequence ATGGGCCCCATACCACTTTGTGTCCTGCTGCAAATGATGGTGCTGGCTGTGGCTGCGGACAACACCATCGATGACCAGTACACCTGGCCACAATGGAAGGTACCACTGTTGAGGAGAAAGCGGACCGTGCCTCTCAGCAGCCCAAACTTCTTAGCCCACCCTCCGGATGAGCTGAGTGGGACCTGTGGGATCGAGTGCCAGCGCCACCTTCCTTCACCCACTCTGAACGACTTGGAGAAGCTGCTGTCCTATGAAACGGTCTACGAGAATGGCACACGCACATATACCTCCGTTTCAGTCCATGGCCTCAACGAGGAAATGGTCTGGTCCAAAAACGCATCGTCTAACTCCCGCCACAAGCGAGAGGTGTACGGCACTGACACCCGTTTCACCATCACCGATAAACAGTACTCCACCAAATATCCCTTCTCCACCTCTGTGAAGATCTCCACAGGATGCTCTGGAGTTCTGATTACACCTAAACACGTGCTGACAGCTGCTCACTGCATCCATGATGGGACGGACTATTTGGATGGAGTTCAGAAGCTACGAGTTGGAATTCTGAAGGAGAAGACCAGACGAGGGAAAGAAGGCAAaggaagaggagggagagaaaagggcaaaagaagaaaaggagagaaaacagTCGAAGAAGTGCCGGAAAAGGATGACAATGGTGGGAAAAAGGACCGTAAAGGAAAAGGAAAATACAGGAAGAGCCGGAGTCGTCGAAGTGTGGAATCTGGGAAACCTTCATTTAAGTGGACCAAAGTCAAACAGACCCAGGTTCCTAAGGGCTGGTTCAAAGGTGTCGCTGATGGACTGGCTGCAGACTACGACTACGCTGTTCTGGAGCTAAAGAAAGCCCCAAAAGTGAAGTTCATGGACCTGGGTATCATTCCCTCAGTGAAGGAGCTTCCTGCTGGGAGGATCCACTTCTCCGGCTTTGATGATGACCGACCGGGTAACCTGGTGTACCGGTTCTGCTCCGTGTCTGAAGAATCCAGTGACTTGTTCTATCAGTACTGCGATGCCAAACCCGGCTCCAGCGGCTCTGGAGTTTACATCTGCCTCAAAGAGCCAGGCAAGAAGAAGTGGAAAAGAAAGATTATTGGCGTTTTCTCTGGTCACCAGTGGGTGGATGTTAATAGGAACGGGGAGCAGCAGGATTACAATGTAGCTGTGAGGATAACGCCCCTCAAATATGCTCAGATCTGCTACTGGGTCCACGGGGACACGAGTGAGTGTCGGGCAGCCTGA